Genomic DNA from Gimesia aquarii:
ATTATTGTTACGTTCCGCAACTTCTGTTTGAACTCGTTCTTCCTGTTCACGTAACTCGGGTGTTAATGCTTCACCGAAGTCATCGAATTCAAATACTTGACGTATCTCGATATCCGAGTCTTCGGTCATTGGATTAGGACAACGCGTCACCCAGTCAATTGCTTCCTGCATTGAGCTCACTTTCCAAAGCCAGAACCCGGCAATCAGTTCCTTGGTCTCGGTGAAAGGACCATCGGTAACAGTTCGATCCTTCCCGGAAAAACGTATACGAGCGCCGTTTGAACTTGGATGCAAACCTTCTGCTGCGAGAAAGATTCCCGCTTTTGACAATTCTTCATTAAAGTTTCCCATCTCAGTAAGCAGTTGCTCGCTCGGCATTTCACCTGCTTCCGAACTTTTGGTCGCCCTTACAATCACCATGACTTTCATTAATTTTCTCCTCATCTATTAAAAACTTCATGTCACCATCTTCTTGGGACAGAAAAGACTAACTTCAATTTTGTTACACCGAAAAAAATTTGTTACAGAACAATATCCGTATCCGCCTTGAATTCCTGGTCAGGCAAATTGGGTAATTCGACGAGGGGTCGAATCTCAACGGTCCCCTTCTTCGCTGGTGGTAGTTGGCTTGCCACTGCGATTGCCTCATCCAGATTCTCAACGTCAATCACATAGTATCCCCCGAGTTGCTCAGTCGTTTCGGCAAACGGTCCATCAGTTACCAGTCGTTTTCCATTACGAATACGAACACTGGTCGCCATCTCAACAGAATGCAAGGGAGATGCTGAAAGAAACTTCCCTTGCTTGTCCAGCTCATGACAGACCGCCGTTGAGTCTGACATACACTGTTCACGCTCGTCTTGTGTCCAACCATTTTCCGCACTGTAGATCAGTAACATGTATTTCAAGGCAATCCCCTTTTCGTTTCTGATTTGCTTCAAAAATGATTTCACCGCATGGCTTCATCGCGGGCTTTAATTAATGCATTTATGTGTTCATCTGCCGGGCGAATCTCAAAAGGTCCAAAACGAACACCCGGATGTTTTGACATCAATTCTACTGCCTGATTCATATCACGTGCTTCCAGAATCAGAATGCCGCCAATTTGCTCCTTTGTTTCCGCAAATGGTCCATCTGTTGTCTCGACCTGACCTCCGCGGTGTCTCAAAGTGACAGCGTGTTCGGCTGGCTGCAACGCTTCTCCTCCTGTGAAATGTCCACCACATCGCAGTTCATCATCATAGGCGAAGCACTCTTCCATGAATGCCGCCATCTCAGCCTCCGTTTTCCCTTCCATCGAGGCGGCATCGTAATACCCCAGACAAAGAAATTTCATCTTCTACTCCTGATCAGAACTCTACTTGCTACGACGATGATGCGAAGACATAAATTCATTCCATTCACCATCCTCGCCGAGGATTTGCGAAGTCAACACCCAATGCGCCTCATCGATGATTTCCACAATATCCTGATACCGCGCCATTCCCTCCTGTTCCCACTTCGGACCCTCGGTATCCAAAATCAGCTTGGTACCCGACTCATCAATCGAACCGGAATAGAGCCAGAGATGGGTCATCATGGAAGCCACAAACGTACCCACATACAGTTTCTTCTCCGGGTCGTAACCGAGTGTCATTACAGATTTCCAGACTCCATCTTCGGGTGCCTCCCCTTCCCCTTCAGCAATGAGCCACAAACCTCCCAGCGAGGTACAATTCATGTGGCCTATTGTTTTGTTAGGTGGTTGATCTGGTCCCATTTGGCACTCAGTTTCAACGGCCCACTCACCAACGAGTTGAT
This window encodes:
- a CDS encoding DUF1579 domain-containing protein — protein: MFAKPQKEHSWLDQLVGEWAVETECQMGPDQPPNKTIGHMNCTSLGGLWLIAEGEGEAPEDGVWKSVMTLGYDPEKKLYVGTFVASMMTHLWLYSGSIDESGTKLILDTEGPKWEQEGMARYQDIVEIIDEAHWVLTSQILGEDGEWNEFMSSHHRRSK
- a CDS encoding YciI family protein produces the protein MKFLCLGYYDAASMEGKTEAEMAAFMEECFAYDDELRCGGHFTGGEALQPAEHAVTLRHRGGQVETTDGPFAETKEQIGGILILEARDMNQAVELMSKHPGVRFGPFEIRPADEHINALIKARDEAMR
- a CDS encoding YciI family protein, producing MKYMLLIYSAENGWTQDEREQCMSDSTAVCHELDKQGKFLSASPLHSVEMATSVRIRNGKRLVTDGPFAETTEQLGGYYVIDVENLDEAIAVASQLPPAKKGTVEIRPLVELPNLPDQEFKADTDIVL